Proteins from a genomic interval of Bradyrhizobium sp. CCGB01:
- a CDS encoding UDP-glucuronic acid decarboxylase family protein, giving the protein MTLQTRIHASRHSPTVLIAGGAGFIGSHLCDALLQRGNNVICLDNLFTGTIDNVRPLLNHPNFRFVEHDVRDTIKVDDNIDRIYSLACPASPRHYQRDPVGTMKTCVLGTINILELARQKGARVLQASTSEVYGDPEVHPQPESYLGHVDPIGPRACYDEGKRAAETLMFDYHRMHQTEIKIARIFNTYGPRMLENDGRVVSNFIVQALRGEPITIYGAGTQTRSFCFVDDLVRGLQLLMESPCSVTGPCNLGNPHEVTIEAIAREVLRHTASISPLRFQALPKDDPRRRKPVIDTATKALGWRPRVALEDGLRATVAYFALRIAGDRPPLVPAIAPRRAGRRASQLRIADPRQ; this is encoded by the coding sequence ATGACATTACAAACCCGCATCCACGCCTCCCGCCACTCTCCGACTGTCCTGATCGCCGGCGGCGCAGGCTTCATAGGCTCGCATCTCTGCGACGCGCTTTTGCAACGTGGAAACAACGTCATCTGCCTCGACAATCTATTTACAGGGACGATCGACAATGTCAGGCCGCTCCTGAACCACCCAAACTTCCGCTTCGTCGAGCATGACGTGCGCGACACTATCAAAGTCGACGACAACATCGATCGGATCTACAGCCTAGCCTGTCCTGCTTCCCCCAGGCATTACCAAAGAGATCCGGTCGGAACGATGAAGACATGCGTGCTCGGCACCATCAACATCCTCGAGCTTGCACGCCAAAAGGGCGCCCGCGTCCTTCAAGCGTCCACAAGCGAGGTCTACGGCGACCCCGAGGTCCATCCGCAGCCGGAATCCTATCTCGGCCACGTCGATCCGATCGGCCCACGGGCCTGCTATGACGAGGGCAAACGCGCTGCTGAAACCCTGATGTTCGACTACCATCGCATGCACCAAACGGAGATCAAGATCGCCCGCATCTTCAACACTTACGGCCCGCGCATGCTGGAGAACGACGGCCGCGTCGTCTCCAACTTCATCGTACAGGCTCTTCGCGGCGAACCGATCACGATCTATGGCGCCGGCACGCAGACGCGGAGTTTCTGTTTTGTCGACGATCTCGTGCGGGGTCTCCAACTCCTGATGGAAAGCCCGTGCTCGGTGACCGGCCCCTGCAATCTCGGTAATCCGCACGAAGTCACCATAGAGGCCATCGCCCGTGAAGTCCTGAGGCATACGGCCTCGATCTCGCCGTTGCGTTTCCAGGCGCTCCCGAAGGATGATCCGAGGCGACGCAAGCCGGTCATCGACACCGCCACAAAAGCACTCGGATGGCGGCCGCGTGTGGCGCTGGAGGATGGTCTTCGGGCGACGGTTGCTTATTTCGCGTTACGGATCGCCGGCGATAGACCCCCACTGGTGCCCGCAATCGCGCCACGCCGGGCTGGACGACGCGCCAGCCAGTTGCGAATTGCCGATCCCAGGCAATGA
- a CDS encoding glycosyltransferase: MKICFFGSSLVSSYWNGAATYYRGMLKQIAALGHHITFFEPDAFERQAHRDIADPDWARVVVYPATEDGWRGSLEAAARSGDMLIKASGVGVFDQDLEEAVAAMSSRTMRVYWDVDAPATLEAMMSDAGHHLRRAIPSYDMVLTYGGGEPVISAYRALGSRDCVPIYNALDPETHFPSPPKPGFSCDLSLLANRLPDREQRVERFFLDVARELPNKTFTLGGSGWETKDTARNIRKVGHVGTGEHNAFFSSGLATLNVNRDSMARFGFSPPTRVFEAVGAGACLITDQWDGIENFLDPGREVLVASDGAEVAYHLSQLSADRAAAIAARARARILSEHTYRHRARQFNELFVGSSSRIEAAE, encoded by the coding sequence ATGAAGATCTGCTTCTTCGGGTCCAGCCTCGTCTCGTCCTACTGGAACGGTGCCGCTACCTATTATCGCGGCATGCTCAAACAGATCGCTGCGCTCGGCCACCACATCACCTTCTTCGAGCCCGATGCTTTCGAGCGCCAAGCCCATCGCGACATCGCCGATCCCGATTGGGCCAGAGTCGTTGTGTATCCGGCAACGGAAGATGGCTGGCGCGGCTCGCTCGAGGCAGCGGCGCGATCCGGCGACATGCTGATTAAAGCCAGCGGCGTCGGTGTCTTCGATCAGGACCTGGAGGAGGCGGTCGCCGCCATGTCCTCCCGAACCATGCGTGTTTATTGGGATGTCGATGCCCCGGCCACGCTCGAAGCCATGATGAGCGATGCCGGGCACCATTTGCGACGCGCAATTCCCTCCTACGATATGGTCCTGACTTACGGCGGAGGCGAGCCCGTCATCTCGGCCTATCGCGCCCTGGGCTCTCGAGACTGCGTTCCGATCTACAACGCTCTCGATCCCGAGACGCATTTTCCTTCGCCACCAAAACCTGGCTTTTCCTGCGATCTCAGCCTGCTGGCCAATCGCCTGCCGGATCGCGAGCAGCGCGTTGAACGCTTCTTCCTCGATGTCGCACGCGAGTTGCCGAACAAGACATTCACTCTCGGCGGTTCCGGCTGGGAGACCAAGGACACCGCCCGCAACATCCGCAAGGTGGGTCATGTCGGCACCGGCGAGCACAATGCCTTCTTCAGCTCCGGTCTTGCGACGCTCAACGTCAACCGCGACAGCATGGCGCGTTTCGGCTTCTCGCCACCGACACGGGTGTTCGAGGCAGTCGGCGCAGGCGCCTGCCTGATCACGGATCAATGGGACGGAATCGAAAATTTCCTGGATCCCGGTCGTGAGGTTCTGGTGGCCTCGGACGGAGCGGAGGTTGCCTACCATCTCAGCCAACTCAGCGCCGATCGCGCCGCGGCGATCGCTGCCCGCGCCCGCGCCCGCATTCTCAGCGAACACACCTATAGGCACCGGGCCCGCCAATTCAACGAACTCTTTGTCGGAAGCAGCTCGCGTATCGAGGCAGCAGAATGA
- a CDS encoding glycosyltransferase — translation MNLSIVVVGLSVTSSWGNGHATTYRALIEALARRGHQITFLERDVPWYRTHRDLDKPSSWRVELYQSLRDIPQRFGQLIRDANLVIVGSYVPDGIAISDWITSYARGIKAFYDIDTPVTLAKLDGGLDYLSAAMIPRFDLYLSFSGGPVPAMLEERYGSPLARVLYCSADNETYKPQQAQARWLLGYLGTYSEDRQPTLEQLLIAPARELVPEQFIVAGAQYPGQIRWPDNVQRIEHLTPQQHAKFYAEQRFTLNATRADMRSLGFSPSVRLFEAAACGTPVISDRWPGIETIFEPSREILLASTPRDVIQILRDMPEERRRAIAERARQRVLANHTSDHRARQLEIYYAEATARPRRNPMGVPAARSAQVAEL, via the coding sequence ATGAATCTCAGCATCGTCGTCGTCGGTCTCTCGGTCACGTCGTCATGGGGCAATGGTCACGCCACGACCTATCGCGCCCTGATCGAGGCCCTCGCACGGCGGGGCCACCAGATCACCTTCCTGGAGCGCGACGTTCCGTGGTATCGTACGCACCGCGATCTCGACAAGCCATCGTCCTGGCGCGTGGAGCTTTATCAATCGCTGAGGGATATCCCCCAGCGTTTCGGCCAGCTTATCCGCGATGCCAATCTGGTGATCGTAGGCTCCTACGTACCCGACGGCATTGCAATTTCAGATTGGATTACCTCTTACGCACGAGGCATCAAGGCGTTTTACGATATCGACACGCCAGTCACGCTCGCGAAGCTCGACGGCGGCCTCGATTATCTCTCCGCGGCGATGATTCCTCGCTTCGACCTTTATCTGTCCTTTAGCGGCGGCCCTGTTCCCGCAATGCTTGAGGAACGTTACGGCAGCCCCCTGGCACGCGTGCTCTATTGCAGCGCCGACAACGAGACCTACAAGCCGCAACAGGCGCAGGCGAGATGGCTGCTCGGCTATCTCGGGACCTACAGCGAGGATCGACAACCGACCCTCGAACAGCTGCTGATCGCCCCAGCAAGGGAACTCGTCCCGGAACAATTCATCGTCGCCGGAGCGCAATACCCCGGGCAGATCCGCTGGCCTGACAACGTCCAGCGGATCGAACACCTAACGCCTCAACAGCACGCGAAATTCTATGCCGAACAACGGTTCACCCTCAATGCAACTCGCGCCGATATGCGCTCGCTGGGATTCTCGCCGAGCGTTCGCCTGTTCGAAGCAGCTGCCTGCGGCACCCCCGTGATTTCCGATCGATGGCCGGGCATCGAGACGATCTTCGAACCGTCGCGGGAGATCCTGCTGGCATCTACCCCCCGGGACGTCATCCAAATTCTGCGGGACATGCCAGAAGAACGACGACGCGCAATCGCCGAGAGAGCACGGCAGCGCGTCCTCGCAAATCACACCTCGGATCATCGGGCACGCCAGTTGGAGATATACTATGCCGAGGCTACTGCGCGGCCGCGCCGCAACCCGATGGGCGTCCCCGCTGCGCGCTCCGCGCAGGTCGCCGAACTCTGA